A genome region from Oryzias melastigma strain HK-1 linkage group LG12, ASM292280v2, whole genome shotgun sequence includes the following:
- the scarb1 gene encoding scavenger receptor class B member 1 isoform X2, with protein sequence MGVNKAKLTAGFIVAGVLMVFFGTVLVFVGPIVIDDQVEKNTMIDPKNDMSYTMWKDLPVPFFMSVYFFHVLNPEELLNGEKPMVEQRGPYVYRKSCQKENITFHPNFTVSYREFRTYHFEPSMSVGNESDLVTVPNMLVLSAAVMMEKLPFALRLLISATFKTFNEGPFLTKTVGELMWGYDSKLVDFLNQYLPGMLPASGKFGLFAEFNNSNTGLFTVNTGKDDIKKVHRVDSWNGLTELSYWRSPQCNMINGTAGQMWPPFMTTESTLPFYSPDACRSLELVYQRPGEMLGIPLYRFVAPKTMFANGSEYEPNQGFCPCRQSGLLNVSTCRHNSPVFISHPHFFNADPVLLDSVLGLNPTEEEHGLFIDIHPLTGVPLNVSIRLQLNLYIKRVSGITETGKISEVVMPLLWFEENGYIDGPILNTFRTNLVVLPAVMEYLQYILIALGLLTVIVASVVHHKVKRNEGAAANAAASRSSRTDERTPLLRDDTHKHSQLADASR encoded by the exons ATGGGCGTAAATAAAGCCAAGCTGACAGCCGGCTTCATCGTGGCGGGGGTGCTGATGGTGTTTTTCGGAACCGTTCTGGTTTTTGTGGGTCCAATAGTCATCGACGACCAAGTGGAGAAG AACACGATGATCGACCCGAAGAACGACATGTCCTACACCATGTGGAAGGACCTTCCCGTTCCCTTCTTCATGTCCGTCTACTTCTTCCACGTCCTGAACCCGGAGGAGCTCCTGAACGGAGAGAAGCCCATGGTGGAGCAGAGGGGGCCCTACGTGTACAG AAAAAGCTGTCAGAAAGAGAACATCACCTTCCATCCCAACTTCACGGTGTCCTACAGAGAATTCCGGACCTACCACTTCGAGCCGTCCATGTCCGTGGGGAACGAGTCGGACCTGGTCACGGTTCCCAACATGCTGGTTCTG AGCGCGGCGGTGATGATGGAGAAGCTGCCCTTCGCCCTGCGTCTGTTGATCAGCGCCACCTTCAAGACCTTCAACGAGGGCCCCTTCCTCACCAAGACGGTGGGGGAGCTGATGTGGGGCTACGACAGCAAACTGGTGGACTTCCTAAACCAGTACCTGCCCGGCATGCTTCCCGCCTCCGGGAAGTTTGGACTCTTTGCTGAG TTCAACAACTCCAACACCGGCCTGTTCACCGTCAACACGGGAAAAGATGACATCAAGAAGGTCCACCGAGTCGACTCGTGGAACGGTCTGACCGAG CTGAGCTACTGGAGGAGCCCCCAGTGCAACATGATCAACGGCACAGCCGGGCAGATGTGGCCCCCCTTCATGACCACAGAGAGCACCTTACCCTTCTACAGCCCCGACGCCTGCAG GTCCTTGGAGCTGGTTTACCAGCGCCCCGGCGAGATGCTGGGGATCCCCCTCTACAGGTTCGTGGCGCCGAAGACCATGTTTGCCAACGGGTCGGAGTACGAGCCCAACCAGGGGTTCTGCCCCTGCAGGCAGTCGGGTCTCCTGAACGTCAGCACCTGCCGCCACA ACTCGCCGGTCTTCATCTCCCATCCTCACTTCTTCAACGCCGACCCGGTGCTGCTGGACTCGGTGCTGGGTCTGAATCCCACCGAGGAGGAGCACGGGCTCTTCATCGACATCCACCCG CTGACGGGGGTTCCCCTCAACGTGTCCATCCGCCTGCAGCTCAACCTCTACATCAAGAGAGTTTCAGGAATCAC TGAAACCGGCAAGATTTCTGAGGTGGTGATGCCGCTGCTGTGGTTCGAGGAG AACGGCTACATCGATGGCCCCATCCTGAACACCTTCCGCACCAACCTGGTGGTCCTGCCGGCCGTCATGGAGTACCTGCAGTACATCCTCATCGCGCTCGGCCTCCTCACCGTCATCGTGGCGTCAGTGGTCCACCACAAAGTGAAG AGAAATGAGGGCGCCGCTGCCAACGCCGCCGCCAGCCGAAGCTCTCGGACGGACGAGCGAACCCCTCTGCTGCGGGACGACACTCACAAACACAGCCAGCTGGCAGACGCGTCCAGATGA
- the scarb1 gene encoding scavenger receptor class B member 1 isoform X3, which yields MAIDKAKVAIGFVAAGAMTLMFGLISAFTGPAMMRYQVGKNTMIDPKNDMSYTMWKDLPVPFFMSVYFFHVLNPEELLNGEKPMVEQRGPYVYRKSCQKENITFHPNFTVSYREFRTYHFEPSMSVGNESDLVTVPNMLVLSAAVMMEKLPFALRLLISATFKTFNEGPFLTKTVGELMWGYDSKLVDFLNQYLPGMLPASGKFGLFAEFNNSNTGLFTVNTGKDDIKKVHRVDSWNGLTELSYWRSPQCNMINGTAGQMWPPFMTTESTLPFYSPDACRSLELVYQRPGEMLGIPLYRFVAPKTMFANGSEYEPNQGFCPCRQSGLLNVSTCRHNSPVFISHPHFFNADPVLLDSVLGLNPTEEEHGLFIDIHPLTGVPLNVSIRLQLNLYIKRVSGITETGKISEVVMPLLWFEENGYIDGPILNTFRTNLVVLPAVMEYLQYILIALGLLTVIVASVVHHKVKRSLNAAEISSVTENPGASANGQVKGSHGSQEKSLSAAEK from the exons AACACGATGATCGACCCGAAGAACGACATGTCCTACACCATGTGGAAGGACCTTCCCGTTCCCTTCTTCATGTCCGTCTACTTCTTCCACGTCCTGAACCCGGAGGAGCTCCTGAACGGAGAGAAGCCCATGGTGGAGCAGAGGGGGCCCTACGTGTACAG AAAAAGCTGTCAGAAAGAGAACATCACCTTCCATCCCAACTTCACGGTGTCCTACAGAGAATTCCGGACCTACCACTTCGAGCCGTCCATGTCCGTGGGGAACGAGTCGGACCTGGTCACGGTTCCCAACATGCTGGTTCTG AGCGCGGCGGTGATGATGGAGAAGCTGCCCTTCGCCCTGCGTCTGTTGATCAGCGCCACCTTCAAGACCTTCAACGAGGGCCCCTTCCTCACCAAGACGGTGGGGGAGCTGATGTGGGGCTACGACAGCAAACTGGTGGACTTCCTAAACCAGTACCTGCCCGGCATGCTTCCCGCCTCCGGGAAGTTTGGACTCTTTGCTGAG TTCAACAACTCCAACACCGGCCTGTTCACCGTCAACACGGGAAAAGATGACATCAAGAAGGTCCACCGAGTCGACTCGTGGAACGGTCTGACCGAG CTGAGCTACTGGAGGAGCCCCCAGTGCAACATGATCAACGGCACAGCCGGGCAGATGTGGCCCCCCTTCATGACCACAGAGAGCACCTTACCCTTCTACAGCCCCGACGCCTGCAG GTCCTTGGAGCTGGTTTACCAGCGCCCCGGCGAGATGCTGGGGATCCCCCTCTACAGGTTCGTGGCGCCGAAGACCATGTTTGCCAACGGGTCGGAGTACGAGCCCAACCAGGGGTTCTGCCCCTGCAGGCAGTCGGGTCTCCTGAACGTCAGCACCTGCCGCCACA ACTCGCCGGTCTTCATCTCCCATCCTCACTTCTTCAACGCCGACCCGGTGCTGCTGGACTCGGTGCTGGGTCTGAATCCCACCGAGGAGGAGCACGGGCTCTTCATCGACATCCACCCG CTGACGGGGGTTCCCCTCAACGTGTCCATCCGCCTGCAGCTCAACCTCTACATCAAGAGAGTTTCAGGAATCAC TGAAACCGGCAAGATTTCTGAGGTGGTGATGCCGCTGCTGTGGTTCGAGGAG AACGGCTACATCGATGGCCCCATCCTGAACACCTTCCGCACCAACCTGGTGGTCCTGCCGGCCGTCATGGAGTACCTGCAGTACATCCTCATCGCGCTCGGCCTCCTCACCGTCATCGTGGCGTCAGTGGTCCACCACAAAGTGAAG AGGTCCTTGAACGCCGCCGAGATCTCCAGCGTCACGGAGAACCCCGGG GCCTCGGCTAACGGGCAGGTAAAAGGCTCGCACGGCTCTCAGGAGAAAAGTTTGAGCGCTGCAG AGAAATGA
- the scarb1 gene encoding scavenger receptor class B member 1 isoform X4, with translation MGVNKAKLTAGFIVAGVLMVFFGTVLVFVGPIVIDDQVEKNTMIDPKNDMSYTMWKDLPVPFFMSVYFFHVLNPEELLNGEKPMVEQRGPYVYRKSCQKENITFHPNFTVSYREFRTYHFEPSMSVGNESDLVTVPNMLVLSAAVMMEKLPFALRLLISATFKTFNEGPFLTKTVGELMWGYDSKLVDFLNQYLPGMLPASGKFGLFAEFNNSNTGLFTVNTGKDDIKKVHRVDSWNGLTELSYWRSPQCNMINGTAGQMWPPFMTTESTLPFYSPDACRSLELVYQRPGEMLGIPLYRFVAPKTMFANGSEYEPNQGFCPCRQSGLLNVSTCRHNSPVFISHPHFFNADPVLLDSVLGLNPTEEEHGLFIDIHPLTGVPLNVSIRLQLNLYIKRVSGITETGKISEVVMPLLWFEENGYIDGPILNTFRTNLVVLPAVMEYLQYILIALGLLTVIVASVVHHKVKASANGQVKGSHGSQEKSLSAAEK, from the exons ATGGGCGTAAATAAAGCCAAGCTGACAGCCGGCTTCATCGTGGCGGGGGTGCTGATGGTGTTTTTCGGAACCGTTCTGGTTTTTGTGGGTCCAATAGTCATCGACGACCAAGTGGAGAAG AACACGATGATCGACCCGAAGAACGACATGTCCTACACCATGTGGAAGGACCTTCCCGTTCCCTTCTTCATGTCCGTCTACTTCTTCCACGTCCTGAACCCGGAGGAGCTCCTGAACGGAGAGAAGCCCATGGTGGAGCAGAGGGGGCCCTACGTGTACAG AAAAAGCTGTCAGAAAGAGAACATCACCTTCCATCCCAACTTCACGGTGTCCTACAGAGAATTCCGGACCTACCACTTCGAGCCGTCCATGTCCGTGGGGAACGAGTCGGACCTGGTCACGGTTCCCAACATGCTGGTTCTG AGCGCGGCGGTGATGATGGAGAAGCTGCCCTTCGCCCTGCGTCTGTTGATCAGCGCCACCTTCAAGACCTTCAACGAGGGCCCCTTCCTCACCAAGACGGTGGGGGAGCTGATGTGGGGCTACGACAGCAAACTGGTGGACTTCCTAAACCAGTACCTGCCCGGCATGCTTCCCGCCTCCGGGAAGTTTGGACTCTTTGCTGAG TTCAACAACTCCAACACCGGCCTGTTCACCGTCAACACGGGAAAAGATGACATCAAGAAGGTCCACCGAGTCGACTCGTGGAACGGTCTGACCGAG CTGAGCTACTGGAGGAGCCCCCAGTGCAACATGATCAACGGCACAGCCGGGCAGATGTGGCCCCCCTTCATGACCACAGAGAGCACCTTACCCTTCTACAGCCCCGACGCCTGCAG GTCCTTGGAGCTGGTTTACCAGCGCCCCGGCGAGATGCTGGGGATCCCCCTCTACAGGTTCGTGGCGCCGAAGACCATGTTTGCCAACGGGTCGGAGTACGAGCCCAACCAGGGGTTCTGCCCCTGCAGGCAGTCGGGTCTCCTGAACGTCAGCACCTGCCGCCACA ACTCGCCGGTCTTCATCTCCCATCCTCACTTCTTCAACGCCGACCCGGTGCTGCTGGACTCGGTGCTGGGTCTGAATCCCACCGAGGAGGAGCACGGGCTCTTCATCGACATCCACCCG CTGACGGGGGTTCCCCTCAACGTGTCCATCCGCCTGCAGCTCAACCTCTACATCAAGAGAGTTTCAGGAATCAC TGAAACCGGCAAGATTTCTGAGGTGGTGATGCCGCTGCTGTGGTTCGAGGAG AACGGCTACATCGATGGCCCCATCCTGAACACCTTCCGCACCAACCTGGTGGTCCTGCCGGCCGTCATGGAGTACCTGCAGTACATCCTCATCGCGCTCGGCCTCCTCACCGTCATCGTGGCGTCAGTGGTCCACCACAAAGTGAAG GCCTCGGCTAACGGGCAGGTAAAAGGCTCGCACGGCTCTCAGGAGAAAAGTTTGAGCGCTGCAG AGAAATGA
- the scarb1 gene encoding scavenger receptor class B member 1 isoform X1, which yields MGVNKAKLTAGFIVAGVLMVFFGTVLVFVGPIVIDDQVEKNTMIDPKNDMSYTMWKDLPVPFFMSVYFFHVLNPEELLNGEKPMVEQRGPYVYRKSCQKENITFHPNFTVSYREFRTYHFEPSMSVGNESDLVTVPNMLVLSAAVMMEKLPFALRLLISATFKTFNEGPFLTKTVGELMWGYDSKLVDFLNQYLPGMLPASGKFGLFAEFNNSNTGLFTVNTGKDDIKKVHRVDSWNGLTELSYWRSPQCNMINGTAGQMWPPFMTTESTLPFYSPDACRSLELVYQRPGEMLGIPLYRFVAPKTMFANGSEYEPNQGFCPCRQSGLLNVSTCRHNSPVFISHPHFFNADPVLLDSVLGLNPTEEEHGLFIDIHPLTGVPLNVSIRLQLNLYIKRVSGITETGKISEVVMPLLWFEENGYIDGPILNTFRTNLVVLPAVMEYLQYILIALGLLTVIVASVVHHKVKRSLNAAEISSVTENPGASANGQVKGSHGSQEKSLSAAEK from the exons ATGGGCGTAAATAAAGCCAAGCTGACAGCCGGCTTCATCGTGGCGGGGGTGCTGATGGTGTTTTTCGGAACCGTTCTGGTTTTTGTGGGTCCAATAGTCATCGACGACCAAGTGGAGAAG AACACGATGATCGACCCGAAGAACGACATGTCCTACACCATGTGGAAGGACCTTCCCGTTCCCTTCTTCATGTCCGTCTACTTCTTCCACGTCCTGAACCCGGAGGAGCTCCTGAACGGAGAGAAGCCCATGGTGGAGCAGAGGGGGCCCTACGTGTACAG AAAAAGCTGTCAGAAAGAGAACATCACCTTCCATCCCAACTTCACGGTGTCCTACAGAGAATTCCGGACCTACCACTTCGAGCCGTCCATGTCCGTGGGGAACGAGTCGGACCTGGTCACGGTTCCCAACATGCTGGTTCTG AGCGCGGCGGTGATGATGGAGAAGCTGCCCTTCGCCCTGCGTCTGTTGATCAGCGCCACCTTCAAGACCTTCAACGAGGGCCCCTTCCTCACCAAGACGGTGGGGGAGCTGATGTGGGGCTACGACAGCAAACTGGTGGACTTCCTAAACCAGTACCTGCCCGGCATGCTTCCCGCCTCCGGGAAGTTTGGACTCTTTGCTGAG TTCAACAACTCCAACACCGGCCTGTTCACCGTCAACACGGGAAAAGATGACATCAAGAAGGTCCACCGAGTCGACTCGTGGAACGGTCTGACCGAG CTGAGCTACTGGAGGAGCCCCCAGTGCAACATGATCAACGGCACAGCCGGGCAGATGTGGCCCCCCTTCATGACCACAGAGAGCACCTTACCCTTCTACAGCCCCGACGCCTGCAG GTCCTTGGAGCTGGTTTACCAGCGCCCCGGCGAGATGCTGGGGATCCCCCTCTACAGGTTCGTGGCGCCGAAGACCATGTTTGCCAACGGGTCGGAGTACGAGCCCAACCAGGGGTTCTGCCCCTGCAGGCAGTCGGGTCTCCTGAACGTCAGCACCTGCCGCCACA ACTCGCCGGTCTTCATCTCCCATCCTCACTTCTTCAACGCCGACCCGGTGCTGCTGGACTCGGTGCTGGGTCTGAATCCCACCGAGGAGGAGCACGGGCTCTTCATCGACATCCACCCG CTGACGGGGGTTCCCCTCAACGTGTCCATCCGCCTGCAGCTCAACCTCTACATCAAGAGAGTTTCAGGAATCAC TGAAACCGGCAAGATTTCTGAGGTGGTGATGCCGCTGCTGTGGTTCGAGGAG AACGGCTACATCGATGGCCCCATCCTGAACACCTTCCGCACCAACCTGGTGGTCCTGCCGGCCGTCATGGAGTACCTGCAGTACATCCTCATCGCGCTCGGCCTCCTCACCGTCATCGTGGCGTCAGTGGTCCACCACAAAGTGAAG AGGTCCTTGAACGCCGCCGAGATCTCCAGCGTCACGGAGAACCCCGGG GCCTCGGCTAACGGGCAGGTAAAAGGCTCGCACGGCTCTCAGGAGAAAAGTTTGAGCGCTGCAG AGAAATGA